The nucleotide window GCCCAGAGTTTTTGCATAGGGCTTCAGGTGCTCGGCGATTTGCGTCGGATTGGTCATCCCTTGCGGGGTCATGATGACGAGCATGCCATCGATGTTCGGGTCCTTAGCGGCGATTTCCAGCGACTTCGAATAACGCTCCGGTTCGGCATCGCCCAGGATGTCCACGGGATTGTTGTGGCTCCACGCCGAAGGCAGCAGTTCATCGAACGCGTGCATTGTATCGGTCGAAAGCTCCGCCAGTTCGCCACCGCCCTGAATCAGGCTATCGGTCGCCAGGACGCCGGGGCCGCCTGCATTCGTAACGATGCACAGGCGATTCCCTTTGGGACGCGGCTGTTTGGCCAGCACGTCGCTCATGTAAAAGATGTCGGCAATGGAATTGACGCGCAACACGCCGACGCGGCGGAACGCCGCATCGAGCACGTCGTCGCTTCCGGTCAGCGAGCCGGTGTGGGATGCCGCGGCTTTTGCCGCCGCCGCCGTACGGCCTGCCTTGATGACGATGATCGGCTTGGTCAAGGAAACTTCACGGGCTGCCGAGAGGAACGCACGCGCATCGCCGATCGATTCCATGTAGATGACGATCGATTGCGAACGCGGATCGTTGCCGAAATAGTCAATCAGATCGCCCCAGTTCACATCCAGCATCGAGCCGATGGAGACGAACGAGCTGAAGCCGACGTTCTCATGCAAGCTCCAGTCGAGGACCGCCGTGCAGAGTGCGCCGCTCTGGCTGATGAAAGCTACATTGCCGGGACGCGCGATGGTCGATGCAAAGGTCGCGTTCAAGCCCTGCAGCGGATTCATAACACCAAGGCAGTTCGGGCCGATGATCCGCATCTTGCCGCGAATCGTTTCCATCACTTCGTGCTCGAGTTGCTTGCCTCGTTCGCCAATCTCCTTGAAGCCCGCGGAGATCACAATGCCGCCCGGGATGCCTACTTCGACACATTCGCGCATGAGCGCGGGAACCGACTCGGCGGGCGTCGTGACTACGACCAGGTCAGGAACTTCCGGCAAGTCTTTGACGCTCTTATAAGACTTCACTCCAAGCACGTTCGAACGCTTGGGGTTCACAGGGTAGAGCGTCCCGCCGAACGGGCTGCTCAGCAGGTTCCACAAAACGTTGCGGCCCACGCTGCCCTGCCGTTCTGATGCGCCGACCAGGGCGACACTGCGCGGCGCAAAAATCGCGTCAAGCGGATGCGCCTCCGCGCGTAATACGTCGTGTGATGGATCAGCCTTCGTACCGCTTGTAACAGCCTTGCTAACAGGATTCATGAATAGTCACCTTGAATACTTATGAGATCTGGACGACACTCGCCATACGAACGGGGCCGCAGAGAATGCAGAACCGGTTATCTTTTCAGCCTTCCAGGCCAAAATACAGCGATTCAGACACGGTCCATTGTGACGTGCCCGCTTCGAACCATGTGACGTGCTAAACCATAATAAACGCCTTGTGAGTCAAGTGTCCGGGCAATGCCCCTTCTGTCGAATAACTCGCATCCAAAGGTGCTGGAGGTACTTTGATGAGGCGCAGCCACCCCGGTTCGGCATTAGCGATTGTCGCCGTAATTCTTTGCTGTTTCCAATTTGCTGCGGCCCAGCAGGCGCTCGAATTGAATTTGCGCCCGCCGTTCAAGTTCATCGCTTATGGCGATATCCGTTTCCTCGATCCTTCCAACACCAAGGACAGCGATCCAGTCAGGCGCAAGCTCATTGTGGAGAAGATTGTCTCGGAGAAGCCAGAGTTCGTCCTGATCAGCGGAGACCTTGTCGCGCGTGGCGACCGCGCTTCCGACTGGCAGGCGTGGGACGCTGAAACCGCTGCTTTCCCTCGGTCGAAAATCCGTGTGCTCCCCGCGCTTGGCAACCACGATCTCCGCGGTGATTTGGGTGTGGCGCTCGGCAATTACTTCCAGCGCTTTCCGGAATTAAAACAAAGCCGGTGGTACTCCGCACGTGCGGGCAACGTGCTGGTGCTCACGCTCGACAGCTCGATCGATCCCGGCGCCGACACCATCGATCAACAGGGCGCTGCCGGCATCGCCGCCAGCAAGGCGCAGACGCGCTGGCTCGAACAGCAACTCGATGCCATTCCCCACGACGTGGACTTCGTCATCTTCAATCTCCACCATCCGCCGTACACGCGCTCGCAGAGTAACGCCCATGGCGGCGGCCACTCCGTTCGAGAAGCAGAGAAGAGAATTGCCGGAATGCTCGAAGACAGGCAGGCTCACACACGCGCTCGTTTCGTCGTCATTGCCGGGCACGTGCATAACTACGAACGCTATGAGCACGGCGGGGTGACCTACATCGTCTCCGGCGGCGGTGGCGCGACGCCTTACGAGATACCGCGCCAACCTGACGACGTCTACACCGATCCAGGCCCCACGTACCACTATTGCGTCCTGAACGTGGATAAGGGAAAACTCGGCTTCTCCATGATGAAATTGGAAATGAAGGGGAATAAGGCCGATTGGCAAGAGCGAGATTTCTTCACGCTCACTCCTGCGAAAGCCGCCGCAGCTACGGCCAAACACTAGGCCATGTGGTCGAGAACACCCGAGCCCGTCTCTCTGCATATACGATAGCGAGTGCCAAAAGTACGTCAACCCGGGCTGCATTTTGCACATGCAGTCAGGCAACTTACAACACCACGTTCGCTGCGGCTTTCTCTGCTCCGATATATCCTGCGGCACAGCCCCGCGACTCTGCTTCCTCACCAAACTTTGCGATTGCCCTCCGCATCCGAGATTAGGTCCCAAACTTTCGAGCAAGGCGGCAATGCTATGAACTACGAAAACCCATTCCCTTCGCGCTCGCGCCGTACCGATTGGGCCTCCCGTTCGGAAGCGCCGGAGCAACGACATCGGCTGAAACCGACACCCATGCAATCGTGGGCAACCATCGTCGGCGGCAGCGCCCTGGCCACGTTTGGCGCCACGCGTCGCAACTGGGCCGGTGCCGGACTTGCGGCCGCCGGGGGCTATCTCGTCTATCGAGGTGTGCGCTCAACCCGCCACCACGTGCAACCGATTCACGTCGAGCGCGCCTTCACCATTAACAAGCCGGTCGAAGAAGTTTTCCAGTTCTGGCGCAATTTCGAAAACCTGCCGCGATTCATGCGCCACCTCCAGTCCGTGCAAGTGACCGGCGACCGAAAGTCCCGCTGGCAAGCACGCGCACCGATGGGCATCAACGTCACCTGGGAAGCCGAGATTACCGACGAACAGTCCAACTCCTACATCGTCTGGACATCGCTGGCCGGCGCCACGATTGAGAACCGCGGCTCCGTTGAGTTCCGTCCTGCCACTTTCCATGGCGGCACCGAAGTCAGAGTCGCTATCGACTACCGCCTGCCCGCAGGCAGACTGGGTGCTGTGATCGCGCGCATGTTCGGCGAAGAACCCGAGCAGCAGATACGCGAAGACCTGCGGCATTTCAAACAGCTTCTCGAAGCCGGCGAGATACCGACGACCGAGGGACAGCCCTCCGGACGTCGGACGCCGTGGGTACGCATGGTTCAGGCCGTCACTGCCGAAAAGCGGTCCCTGATCCAGCGCACCGCCTGAGCCGCACCCAACGTGCCGCATGGCCGCTACAGAATCCGAACGGAGACGTTTCTATGAAAGCTCTTTGCTGGTTTGGCAAACAGGATGTCAGAGTCGAACAAGTTCCCGATCCGAACATTCTTAATCCACGCGATTGCATCGTGAGGATCACGCGCACAGCCATCTGCGGGTCTGACCTGCACCTCTATGACGGATTCATCCCGACTATGGAGCAGGGGGATATCCTTGGCCACGAGTTCATGGGCGAAGTCGTCGAAGTCGGCCCAGAGGTCAGGAACACAAGGGTGGGCGACCGCGTCGTCGTGCCCTTCACCATTTGCTGCGGGCAGTGCTTCTTTTGCAAAAACGGGATGTGGTCGCTCTGCGACAATACCAATCCCAACGCATACATGCTTGAGAGCCTCTACGGGCAATCGGGCGCGGCGCTCTATGGTTACTCGCACCTCTACGGCGGCTATGCAGGCGGACAAGCGCAATACGCGCGTGTGCCCTTCGCCGATATAGATCCCATCAAAATTCCCGACGGCATGCCCGATGAACAGGCGCTTTTCCTCTCCGATATCTTCCCCACCGGCTACATGGCCGCGGAAGTATGCGGCATACAACCCGGCCAGACTGTCGCGATTTGGGGCTGCGGCCCCGTCGGGCAGTTCGCTATCCGCAGCGCGTTCCTACTCGGAGCCGAACGCGTCATCGCCATCGATCGCTTCCCTGAGCGCCTGCAGATGGCCTCACAGGCCAAGGCCGAGGTGCTCAACTACGAAGAGACCGAGGACCTTATCGAGACGCTCAAGTACATGACTGGCGGACGCGGCCCCGATCACTGCATCGACGCCGTTGGCCTCGAAGCGCACGGCCACTCTGTCGATGCCTTTATTGACGAAGTCAAACAAACCCTTCGCATAGAAATGGATCGTCCTCTCGTCCTGCGCCAGTGCATACAGGCCTGCCGCAAGGGCGGCACCGTTTCCATCCCCGGCGTTTACGGCGGGTTCCTCAACAAGATTCCCTTCGGAGCCGCCTTCGCTAAGGGCCTCACCATGAAAATGGGACAGACGCACGTGATCAAGTACCTTGCCCCGCTTCTCGAGCGCATCCAGCACGGCGAAATCGATCCCAGCTTCGTCATCACCCACAGGGTGTCGATCGACAACGCGCCGGAGATGTACCGCAAGTTCTTAAACAAACAGGATCACTGCATCAAAGTCGTCCTGGACCCATGGGCGGAGCAGATGGCGGCATAGCGAGCGAACCGTGAGAGTGGGTTGCAAGCGAACAAGCCGGTTACAAGTCTTTCTGGTTTAGAGCGAAGGGTGAGACCGATCAGCTTCCCTTCGCCCCGAGCGGAGGCCGCACCGAACCTTGGGCATACTTCCCCACGCGTCACCCTGAGCGAATGTCGCGCGAACTTCGCTCAGGGGTGACGAGTGGTGTTGATTGCATCAACGCCGTTGCATCACTCCGCTAAACCCAACCCTCTTTCCGCACCTCATATTTCAACAGTTCAATCCCCTTATGCTGCACGCGTCCAACGTAGCGCATCCCAAGCCGCTGCGTGACGGCCACTGACTTCTCGTTCTCCGGCAGCACCACGGCAACGACGCGCTCCAATCCAGCCTCTGCGAAGGCGAACTCCAGCGCTCTTCGCGCGGCCTCGGTTGCCAGTCCTTTGTGCCAGCAACGCGATGCCAACCACCAGCCCACCTCGATTTCTTCCGTTCCCACCAGCGGTTGCAGTCCGCAAAAGCCGGTAAGTTCGCCGGTTTCCTTCAGCACCAGCTTCCACATGCAGAACCCGTTGCGATCCTGGCTCACCATCTGGCGCGCAACAAATTCGAGCACTTCGTCGTTCGACCATGGCGCGCCACCGCAGCGCATCACCAGCGGATCCCGAGCGATTGGAAAGAAGTCCTCCACGTCGCCTTCCGCCCACGGCTTCATCAGTAATCGTTCTGTTTCGATGGTGATCACACCGCTTTGCGCTCGCAGAATGCTACAATGAGGCTCTTTCCCGCCACGACGGAACCTGCAGCGGAATGAACAGCATGGAAACAAACTCCACTACTTATGCCGACGCCGGCGTTGATATCGAACGCGCCAACCGAACCAAACAACGTATCAAGTATCTCGCCCATAAGACGTTCAACAGGAACGTTCTGAGCGAAATCGGCGGCTTCGGCGGCCTATTCCAGATCGATCAGAAGAAGTACAAAGACCCAGTACTCGTCTCCAGCGTTGATGGCGTCGGAACCAAGCTTAAGATCGCCTTCGAGATGAACCTGCACCACACCGTCGGTGGCGACCTTGTGAACCATTGCGTCAACGACATTGCCGTGCAGGGTGCCGCGCCCATGTTCTTCATGGACTATTTGGCCGTCGGCAAGCTCGAACCAGAGACCGCGGAGAAGGTCATCGCCGGGATTGCCGAAGCATGCAAGCACAACGGCTGCGCCCTAATTGGCGGCGAAACGGCCGAAATGCCCGGCTTTTATCCATCTGGCGAATACGACCTCGCAGGCTTTATCGTCGGCGTGGTTGAGAAAGAAAAGGTCATCACAGGGAAGGACGTTCAGGTCGGCGACGTCCTGATCGGACTGCCCTCCACCGGACTCCATACCAACGGCTACGCGCTCGCCCGCAAGCTGCTCTTCTCCGTCGCTCGCTACTCGCCTGATACGTACGTGAATGAGATGAAGGGCAAGGTCGGCACCGAGTTGATGAAGCAGCACAAGTCGTACTGGCCCGTACTGCGCCGCCTTATCGATGCCGATGCAGTCGCAGCCATGGCGCACATCACCGGCGGCGGCATCACCGAAAATCTGCCGCGCGTCCTGCCCAAAGGCATGGGCGCCGTTGTGGAAATGGGAACCTGGCCCGTCCTCCCCATCTTCGAACACATGCAGAAGCTCGGCAATATCGAGCACTCGGAGATGATGCGCACCTTCAACATGGGTATCGGAATGGTTCTTGTCGTCTCGCCCAAGAAGTTCAAGAAGGTGCAGTCAATCCTGGAGAAATCCGGCGAGAAGGGCTACACCATCGGCCGTATCGTCAAAGGCGACAAGAAAGTACAGTACAGCTAACAGTTGTCGGTTGCCAGTTGCCAGTAGTCGGCGAAAGCCAAATCTTGTTGTCTTCCTGAGCGAGGGTGTAACTCCTCGACTGCGTCGCTCTGCTCGGGAAGACAATAGAAGTCGGCAGCTCGGCAAACCGCGCAGCTCAGCAGTTCAGAAGCATCAGGAAAGCTTCCCTGCGTTACGCATACGAATGAATTCCAGGTGCTGGCGTGTGTGTCCGACGATGATGTAGAGCAGGGCTCTTACCGTCACTTCGCTGCCATTCGCCACACCCCGGCGCGGCGCCATCTCTGGCGTGATGGTTTTTGCCAGCGCGATCGTCGCCTTACGCAGCAGTGTGTATTCCTCAAGCAGAGACTCAAGCGTCCGCTCGTTGAATCGTCCCTCGGCGACGTAATCGTCCTGCTCGTACCCCGGCAACGGCGTGCGATCCCCGCGCGAAATACGCAGCAGGCGGTACGAGAGCACCCGGTCGCTGTCGCATAGGTGGCCCAACACTTGCTTAAGCGACCACTGCTCCGTTCCCTTCAAGGACTCCGCCTCGGCATCGCTGAATTTGTTCAGCGTTGCCTGCACCTCCGTGAGTTGCGATTCCATGGCGCCGACGACATCTGTCTCCGGCACACGCTGAATGTAACCGGCATAGAACTCCGCGTACTCGTCCGCTTGCGGCAATGAAAAGTTCGACATGGCAGTCATTGTCAACCCAATCAGGGCCGTACGCAAATGAAGGAATCGGCCACCGTTTATCCCTTGTTTTCTGCGCTTGTGCGTTACTATCTATCAATCACTCTTACGAACCACTATCCCTTATGTTTGCCCGCAAGATTCGCGTCGAATACGAAGAGAATGGCGAACTCCATGTTGCGCCAATGAAGTGGCTCGATAGTTTTGCCATGCGCAGTTTCACTAATGATCAGGTGTTTGACGACACGCTGCCCGTCTCTGATGGACTGATCGAGGTTGGCACGCGGGTGCCCTTGGAGCTTCTGCGCGAGCGCATGGAAGACTGGTTCAGAAGAAAAAGCTACCTGCCAAAGGACGCGTCGCTCATGGTCAGTGACGAGCGGTGAGCAGCCTGTAAAAGCCGCTGAGGGTCAATTAAACGCAAAAGGCGCGACCGATGGTCGCGCCTTTTGCGTGAACTGCTGAACCGATCATTTGTCGTAGTGCAACAAGGATAAGACGTCGTACCCCTGGAGCTTGTTGCGGCCCGCCAGGAAATCGAGTTCCACGACGAACCCGAGGCCGCAAATATCCGCGCCCTGAGACTTCGCGAGTTCCGCCGTGGCCTGAGCGGTGCCGCCGGTGGCGAGCAGGTCATCGACGATGATCACGCGCTGGCCGGGTTTGATGGCGTCCTTGTGCATCTCCAGCGTGTCGTGCCCGTACTCCAGTTCGTAGGTCCACTTCACGGTTTCGGCAGGTAGCTTTCCGGGCTTGCGCACGGGAACGAACCCGGCGTTCAGGCGATAGGCGAGTGCGGGGCCGAAGATGAAGCCGCGTGCCTCTATGCCAAGAACGAGGTCAATTTCCTTGTTCAGGTAATGCGCGGTGAGTGCGTCAATGAGCCTGGCAAAACCAAGCTTGTCCTTGAGCAGCGTGGTGATGTCGTAGAAGAGAATGCCCGGCTTAGGGAAATCGGGCACTTCACGAATGAGTTGCTTCAGGGCTTCACAGTTCATTGCAGGTTTGGGCTGGTGCATGTTGCTACCACGCTCCCTCAATTCGGAAAGTCGTAAGATCGTTCAACGGTGCTGCTTCTTCCACTTCCACATCATCCACGCGCGCAGCGCGCGGGCCTTGCTTCAACTTGTCGTACAGCGCGCCCAGTTGCTCACGTGTCCCGGCGGCCAGCACTTCGACACTGCCATCCTGCTTGTTGCGCACCCAGCCACTGAGGCCAAGGATGCGAGCTTCGCGTTCCACGTACCAGCGGAAGCCGACACCCTGCACGCGGCCGGAGACAATATAACGGCGGGTTTCCAATCTAGCGCCCATAAGAATTCTCGATTGCCGCTTCCTGCCTGGCGCAAACTGAGCTATGCGCGACTCAGGTATCCACCGTCGGAGGTGTCAACCTTAACCGTGTCGCCTTCGTTAATGAAGGGCGGCACATAGACGACCAGACCGGTTTCGGTGGTTGCCGGCTTGGTGACGCTGCTGGCGGTTGCAGATTTCAAGCCCGGTTCGGTGGCGACGATCTTGAGTTCGACAGTCTGCGGCAGTTCGATGCCGACGGGCTTGCCATCGAAGATTTCGACCGTGATCTGGAGATTTGCTGTCAGGTAATCCACCGCGTCGCCGAGCGTGTCGCGCTTCATGTGCGTCTGCTCGTAGCTGGTGGTGTCCATGAAGTAGTAATCGTCGCCGTCGTTGTAGAGAAACTCCATTTTGATTTCGTCGACGGTGATCTTGTCAATTGCGTCGCCTGAGCGGAACCGATGTTCGAACATTGCGCCGGTACGCAGGTTGCGCAGCTTGGCCTGGATGAAAGCGCGCAGGTTGCCCGGTGTGCGGTGTTCAACGCTGAAGACGGCATGAAGTTCGTTGTTGTGTTTGATGACCATGCCGGGACGCATTTGTGTGGCTGGAATCGCCATTGGGTATTGCTCCTTCGTATTTGTATCTCTGGCCAGCGACCGAGATCCGTTTTCTCCCGACCCAATTATGCCGGTTATGCCTGTCGGAACCTGCCCGCGCTCCGGGCGAACTATGCCGTTCGGG belongs to Clostridia bacterium and includes:
- a CDS encoding metallophosphoesterase, with amino-acid sequence MRRSHPGSALAIVAVILCCFQFAAAQQALELNLRPPFKFIAYGDIRFLDPSNTKDSDPVRRKLIVEKIVSEKPEFVLISGDLVARGDRASDWQAWDAETAAFPRSKIRVLPALGNHDLRGDLGVALGNYFQRFPELKQSRWYSARAGNVLVLTLDSSIDPGADTIDQQGAAGIAASKAQTRWLEQQLDAIPHDVDFVIFNLHHPPYTRSQSNAHGGGHSVREAEKRIAGMLEDRQAHTRARFVVIAGHVHNYERYEHGGVTYIVSGGGGATPYEIPRQPDDVYTDPGPTYHYCVLNVDKGKLGFSMMKLEMKGNKADWQERDFFTLTPAKAAAATAKH
- a CDS encoding SRPBCC family protein, whose translation is MNYENPFPSRSRRTDWASRSEAPEQRHRLKPTPMQSWATIVGGSALATFGATRRNWAGAGLAAAGGYLVYRGVRSTRHHVQPIHVERAFTINKPVEEVFQFWRNFENLPRFMRHLQSVQVTGDRKSRWQARAPMGINVTWEAEITDEQSNSYIVWTSLAGATIENRGSVEFRPATFHGGTEVRVAIDYRLPAGRLGAVIARMFGEEPEQQIREDLRHFKQLLEAGEIPTTEGQPSGRRTPWVRMVQAVTAEKRSLIQRTA
- a CDS encoding zinc-dependent alcohol dehydrogenase; translated protein: MKALCWFGKQDVRVEQVPDPNILNPRDCIVRITRTAICGSDLHLYDGFIPTMEQGDILGHEFMGEVVEVGPEVRNTRVGDRVVVPFTICCGQCFFCKNGMWSLCDNTNPNAYMLESLYGQSGAALYGYSHLYGGYAGGQAQYARVPFADIDPIKIPDGMPDEQALFLSDIFPTGYMAAEVCGIQPGQTVAIWGCGPVGQFAIRSAFLLGAERVIAIDRFPERLQMASQAKAEVLNYEETEDLIETLKYMTGGRGPDHCIDAVGLEAHGHSVDAFIDEVKQTLRIEMDRPLVLRQCIQACRKGGTVSIPGVYGGFLNKIPFGAAFAKGLTMKMGQTHVIKYLAPLLERIQHGEIDPSFVITHRVSIDNAPEMYRKFLNKQDHCIKVVLDPWAEQMAA
- a CDS encoding GNAT family N-acetyltransferase, with the translated sequence MITIETERLLMKPWAEGDVEDFFPIARDPLVMRCGGAPWSNDEVLEFVARQMVSQDRNGFCMWKLVLKETGELTGFCGLQPLVGTEEIEVGWWLASRCWHKGLATEAARRALEFAFAEAGLERVVAVVLPENEKSVAVTQRLGMRYVGRVQHKGIELLKYEVRKEGWV
- the purM gene encoding phosphoribosylformylglycinamidine cyclo-ligase, with the protein product METNSTTYADAGVDIERANRTKQRIKYLAHKTFNRNVLSEIGGFGGLFQIDQKKYKDPVLVSSVDGVGTKLKIAFEMNLHHTVGGDLVNHCVNDIAVQGAAPMFFMDYLAVGKLEPETAEKVIAGIAEACKHNGCALIGGETAEMPGFYPSGEYDLAGFIVGVVEKEKVITGKDVQVGDVLIGLPSTGLHTNGYALARKLLFSVARYSPDTYVNEMKGKVGTELMKQHKSYWPVLRRLIDADAVAAMAHITGGGITENLPRVLPKGMGAVVEMGTWPVLPIFEHMQKLGNIEHSEMMRTFNMGIGMVLVVSPKKFKKVQSILEKSGEKGYTIGRIVKGDKKVQYS
- a CDS encoding DinB family protein gives rise to the protein MSNFSLPQADEYAEFYAGYIQRVPETDVVGAMESQLTEVQATLNKFSDAEAESLKGTEQWSLKQVLGHLCDSDRVLSYRLLRISRGDRTPLPGYEQDDYVAEGRFNERTLESLLEEYTLLRKATIALAKTITPEMAPRRGVANGSEVTVRALLYIIVGHTRQHLEFIRMRNAGKLS
- a CDS encoding adenine phosphoribosyltransferase, whose amino-acid sequence is MHQPKPAMNCEALKQLIREVPDFPKPGILFYDITTLLKDKLGFARLIDALTAHYLNKEIDLVLGIEARGFIFGPALAYRLNAGFVPVRKPGKLPAETVKWTYELEYGHDTLEMHKDAIKPGQRVIIVDDLLATGGTAQATAELAKSQGADICGLGFVVELDFLAGRNKLQGYDVLSLLHYDK
- the yccX gene encoding acylphosphatase — protein: MGARLETRRYIVSGRVQGVGFRWYVEREARILGLSGWVRNKQDGSVEVLAAGTREQLGALYDKLKQGPRAARVDDVEVEEAAPLNDLTTFRIEGAW
- the efp gene encoding elongation factor P translates to MAIPATQMRPGMVIKHNNELHAVFSVEHRTPGNLRAFIQAKLRNLRTGAMFEHRFRSGDAIDKITVDEIKMEFLYNDGDDYYFMDTTSYEQTHMKRDTLGDAVDYLTANLQITVEIFDGKPVGIELPQTVELKIVATEPGLKSATASSVTKPATTETGLVVYVPPFINEGDTVKVDTSDGGYLSRA